ACAGTCTGATTAGCAAGCTCATTAATCTAATGCAGTTGATGCAACGTCGGTTCATACAATCTGCATCATACCATCCATGCTACACTGTAGTCGAAATCTTATCAACGATTCGTAATACGCGTCATTCAAGCTGTCAGTCTTGTGATAGAAAGTTCGCACGTGTGCGAACTTTGTGAGGGGCCATAACCGTAGTTATAGACAAATGTTCGAGTTCCCTATCACTACTCGTAGCATGAGAATGTGTAATGTGGGATTTCTATTATGGTTCGATCTTATCACCATTGATGATGGACAGTTGATTGAAATGGCAAAACATCTAATGTGAGtgcttttttcttatttcatttaaGGCGCACATGAAATTTCCACCGGACTATCCATACTCTCCGCCATCGATAAGATTTTTAACAAAAGTCTGGCACCCGAACGTGTACGAAGTAAGTATATGCGGCACTGTGATCGTTAAATCGTTCGattatttataaacaatttgcTTTGTTGATTTCTAGAACGGTGATCTCTGCATATCGATCCTACATCCACCGGTTGACGATCCGCAGAGTGGTGAACTACCATGCGAACGATGGAACCCGACGCAGAACGTACGAACCATCCTGCTATCCGTGATTTCCTTGCTCAACGAGCCAAACACCTACTCACCAGCAAATGTGGATGCGTCCGTCATGTACCGAAGATGGCGAGATTCGCACGGCAAGGACAATGAGTATCCCAACATAATTAGGTGAGGTTACGAGCAAAAAGATGGTTGATGATATGGATTATACAGTGTTTTCTAAAACGGCAAATGTATCTACTTTTAGACGACAAGCGCAAGCTGCCAAGGCTGAAGCCGAAAAGGAAGGCATCATCGTACCACTAACGCTAGAAGAGTATTGCATCAAGTCGAAAACGAAACCTACCGGTCAGGAGCCTCAGGTGAGTTTCCGTACCATGCAACATCGTTAATAGTATAATCCCAATACTGCCAATCAAATATTTGCACGGAAATATGCTTGAGTTACCAGTTACCATTCATTATTGCATGATACGATGGTGAGCAAAACTAGAAACGTCGAAATCTATACGCTCATGCGCTAATCTCGCTGCTGAGGATTTTATATTAAAGCTTTTGGAGCAATAGATGCATTCCTACCTAAGAGGTTATCGAACAtataatgaatgaaaaaagacGTGATCAAGTACACCATACTAGGTCCAGGTGcgcttgttttgttcgctcggTACAATGGCATATTTGTTTCTTGTGCATATTAATACGTTAGTGTAATTGGTGTTCTACCCGGGAAACAACGATCGTGCTACGTTcacgttttgcttttgttttgttttcacttttcgccTACCACAAGGTCAAATTGTAATCAATCAAACGGTAGTTGACCCGGTAGAAATTGAATAATACATACACCTGTCCAGGGACGATCATACGCTTTGCTCGAAATTGAGTTATTCATTTTcatgtgatttt
This Anopheles marshallii chromosome 3, idAnoMarsDA_429_01, whole genome shotgun sequence DNA region includes the following protein-coding sequences:
- the LOC128716058 gene encoding ubiquitin-conjugating enzyme E2 R2, encoding MSATPSSSAVRALSLEYKSLQEEPVEGFRVKLLNEDNLFEWEVAIFGPPDTLYQGGYFKAHMKFPPDYPYSPPSIRFLTKVWHPNVYENGDLCISILHPPVDDPQSGELPCERWNPTQNVRTILLSVISLLNEPNTYSPANVDASVMYRRWRDSHGKDNEYPNIIRRQAQAAKAEAEKEGIIVPLTLEEYCIKSKTKPTGQEPQLDMTDFYDDDYDLDTEDDDNASVESYADGDDSGNGES